A region from the Bactrocera dorsalis isolate Fly_Bdor chromosome 1, ASM2337382v1, whole genome shotgun sequence genome encodes:
- the LOC125778858 gene encoding uncharacterized protein LOC125778858, translating into MKVLLQTGIQFDPDATMNQLRPLYDEYISEVTKASEKEENANALEDPDAAADKNTQTSIPATIVQSIQPVVTSVPTFIATTSVQNSNVLTDVTTTAAYVSAKLSTADTRALVTTPAMSVVVSSGPSATATTSAQLSTAVTTVQMNTVVPSATISNNLDEDETERLLIQLRKKRELLMLQAEINQLTLQQQAPAAKTRWTDVSVIESMMSKFTADDHYDVNKWISDLDDAFAMLQFDERMKFIACRRMLSGTAQVFARTITVSDYEELKAKLISEFGRMRTMNEVYQLLKNRRLRPDETTHRYILDMQEIAMYSKITEDELIEMIISGTGDTSSRIGHLFPARSINELKEFAERYERLRFQPPLGSKQIAIINRNAASALQPTTHRSNAANATSVRPTAAPTMETIRCYNCSKFGHYQSQCPLPKRPANSCFKCSSTEHVYRECPHRTTVAAVLNANGMNDARVEPISEMQMPPQFNQTE; encoded by the exons ATGAAAGTGCTACTGCAAACGGGTATTCAATTCGATCCTGATGCCACGATGAACCAGTTGCGACCGCTATATGATGAATACATTTCCGAGGTAACGAAAGCAAGTGAAAAAGAGGAAAACGCGAATGCCCTTGAAGATCCAGATGCCGCCGCCGACAAAAATACTCAAACTTCAATTCCCGCTACGATTGTGCAATCAATTCAACCTGTTGTTACGAGTGTACCTACGTTCATCGCCACTACGAGTGTTCAAAATTCAAATGTGCTTACAGATGTAACAACAACTGCCGCTTATGTCAGTGCTAAATTGTCAACTGCTGATACACGTGCATTGGTAACTACCCCCGCTATGAGTGTTGTTGTTTCAAGTGGTCCATCGGCTACTGCTACAACAAGTGCCCAATTGTCCACTGCTGTAACAACCGTGCAAATGAATACCGTTGTTCCAAGTGCtacaatttcaaacaatttggACGAAGATGAGACCGAACGATTGCTGATCCAATTGCGTAAAAAACGCGAACTGTTGATGCTTCAAGCAGAGATTAATCAACTTACGCTACAACAGCAAGCACCTGCTGCAAAAACCCGTTGGACTGACGTAAGTGTCATTGAATCAATGATGTCTAAATTTACAGCCGATGACCATTACGATGTGAATAAGTGGATTAGTGACTTGGATGATGCTTTTGCAATGCTGCAATTCGATGAGCGTATGAAATTCATTGCATGTCGTCGTATGTTGAGTGGAACAGCCCAGGTTTTTGCACGCACGATTACGGTATCCGATTATGAAGAGCTCAAAGCTAAACTTATTAGTGAATTTGGCCGCATGCGCACAATGAATGAAGTGTATCAACTGCTGAAAAATCGACGCTTACGCCCTGATGAAACCACCCATCGTTACATTTTGGATATGCAAGAGATAGCGATGTATTCAAAAATTACGGAAGACGAATTGATCGAAATGATTATTAGTGGAACAGGTGACACTTCATCAAGAATCGGTCATTTGTTTCCAGCACGCTCTATTAATGAACTGAAGGAAtttgcggaacgatatgaacGTCTACGCTTCCAACCACCATTAGGATCAAAACAAATAGCAATAATTAATCGTAATGCGGCCAGTGCACTTCAGCCAACAACTCATCGATCAAATGCGGCCAACGCCACGTCAGTTCGCCCTACCGCAGCTCCAACCATGGAAACAATCCGATGCTACAATTGCTCCAAATTCGGGCATTATCAAAGCCAATGTCCACTGCCGAAACGACCAGCGAACTCCTGTTTTAAGTGCTCATCCACCGAACATGTGTATCGTGAATGCCCACACCGTACCACTGTTGCTGCCGTCCTTAATGCCAACGGAATGAATGATGCTAGAGTGGAACCAATTAGTGAAATGCAAATG CCCCCGCAGTTTAATCAAACGGAGTGA